One Solanum lycopersicum chromosome 4, SLM_r2.1 DNA window includes the following coding sequences:
- the LOC101256967 gene encoding F-box/FBD/LRR-repeat protein At1g13570-like, giving the protein MWKTLEDLTSPTMGFIPIIDSFLRFHRGIILKVSINIFSLIVCPDVDRFIFSLNTDHLQQFVDCSTLRHLYLKECKIQLPCFFKGFNQLIRLILKSVTLSSDTFESLISNSPLLEDLVLKDIENPYFVSINAPKLRSFVFRGDIQLIHHKNVPVLSNVLYAPGELVLEDQDDFVNIFSSIPPLECFSWDLLEVDNGSTKVIRTRLPLVLNFLKRLFMSWITLEDFFELSFALCIIRSSQNLEEIEINLTNECILSDVDYFGCVPKEVVDEIHAIFSDITFNHQRTVMFYDVLLEEVEMQLVKVLLANSPALVKIVIKPRQMETNKSLNVLAEITKFQRASSKVEVVYLVD; this is encoded by the exons ATGTGGAAGACACTCGAGGACTTGACGTCCCCTACCATGGGATTTATTCCAATTATTGATAGTTTCCTCAGATTCCatagaggaataatattgaagGTCAGCATCAATATTTTTAGTCTAATAGTGTGTCCTGATGTTGATCGTTTTATTTTTTCCCTCAACACTGATCATCTTCAACAATTTGTTGATTGTTCAACATTGAGGCATTTGTATCTCAAGGAATGTAAAATACAGCTTCCATGTTTCTTTAAGGGATTTAATCAGTTAATTAGGCTAATATTGAAATCTGTCACGTTATCTTCTGATACGTTTGAAAGTTTGATCTCTAATAGCCCGTTGCTTGAGGATTTGGTGCTAAAAGACATAGAAAATCCGTATTTCGTCAGTATTAATGCTCCGAAGCTAAGGTCATTTGTCTTTCGTGGCGATATACAATTGATACATCATAAAAATGTCCCTGTTCTTTCCAATGTTCTGTATGCGCCTGGAGAATTAGTTCTAGAGGACCAAGAtgattttgtcaatattttttcgTCTATTCCACCTCTCGAGTGTTTCAGCTGGGATCTTTTAGAG GTCGATAATGGATCAACTAAAGTTATACGAACAAGGCTTCCATTAGTTCTTAACTTTCTGAAACGCCTATTCATGTCTTGGATTACTCTTGAAGATTTTTTTGAGCTTTCGTTTGCTCTTTGCATAATACGGAGCTCTcaaaatttggaagaaattgaaattaatcTCACTAat gaATGTATCCTTAGTGATGTAGATTATTTCGGATGTGTGCCGAAGGAGGTTGTTGATGAGATTCATGCAATCTTTTCGGATATCACATTTAATCATCAGAGGACTGTTATGTTTTATGATGTACTATTAGAAGAGGTTGAAATGCAGCTTGTCAAGGTTTTATTGGCAAATTCTCCAGCACTGGTGAAAATTGTAATCAAGCCTCGTCAAATGGAAACTAACAAATCTCTTAACGTACTCGCGGAGATAACAAAGTTTCAACGGGCATCATCTAAAGTAGAAGTCGTGTACCTTGTTGATTAG